The Vigna angularis cultivar LongXiaoDou No.4 chromosome 6, ASM1680809v1, whole genome shotgun sequence genome contains the following window.
acaagaacctaaATTGTAAGGAATCTCCCGGCAcacatgcaattcataaatcatgaaactaaatgagttaaatagagcaagcattaaaacagatgaattccctaacaattaatgaataaagcatatatgattaagaattaattcaaatacatgagagttcacaaggttacatcattccccaacaacaaatagagtttagttccccatagatatggagaaactagatgtacaatggaaaagcatgagataataaaaccctaagagtaaAAGAGGAAGCTTCCACCTCCAGATCCTCCTTTAGAGAGtaaaagagtgtgttgttgtgttgctctagccagagatacaaaacgtAGAGTGCCTtagtcctttaaataaagttggaaaagagtagaaataggGCCCGGTCtaaaagagtcgaaacagagcaaaacCTAGGCCGGATCAGCATCAGATGCCGCTCGGGCGGTGGATGTGGATTTCCGTAaggcttgagccttcaatttCGCCCGAGCTTCGGGGGTCCGACCCTCgggataacagttgaaaaactgttattttcatgcttaaaattgatattttcataaataagagagttggaatgattgtgtttatatgattcttttaactcaagggttttgtgatctagaaaaaccaattttcttgttagcccagccacattataagtcattgaaaagtccttgtgatgatgcatgcttgtgaatgtatttgattatggttaaatgaaaggcaaagtcaattcctgtgacattgtgatagtagagtgaatgagtgattacctcttatacacttgtgtgtttgagtgaaacactttatctcgtgaggaaagattccatgagcacatgaacatccatgcttagttgattgatcattcatgaaaaatagcattttttGGATATtgggtgattgtgtgaacactaaagcatgtgcatgtcttgattgaagtttttgtcatgagcttaattgagtacttacttatcttgaaaagagaatttttgAATGGGGTGAACCAttatattgattggtagaagattgagttacatcttgtttgcttgaggacaagcaaagttctaagtttggggttgtgataatagttgaaaaactgttattttcatgcttaaaattgatactaaaagcaacctttaacacttagaaactagcttggaaacatgtttttgttcatattttcagaaataagagagttggacaggtttatgcttgatttcagtgttttatgcaggatttaagatgaatttgatgaaagaagtgaagaaggatagagatggaatcagaaaagaactcagaaagtgcaaaagaagagaagccgcaagtaccgctcaacgctagtttaccgctgagcggcactaaagaacacccgttggctccgctgaggggtgaaagtgcagctgaggggagaattgactacgcgttggtaccgctgagcggtggtattttgggcttaggcctacttttctgtaatatttcggatagtatataagctttaggacttcctagggtttctATCTTTGGTagagtacgaagcaaacacacacctttccaccccttggaggaagatcttggatgctaaggctacctactcatctttctagggttctatctttcactatctcattgtatttcatctagtttcaccatgaatatggtgaactaaactcttcttgttgttgggggatcaatgtagtcttgtgaaactctcatatatggaattttgtgtttaaacatcatatctttgatacatgctttctttcatcattagttagggtttttcctctttgctcaaagcatgcattgtttaactcattcgatgtcatgattattgattttagtgatatggacacatacgataaaatctagatccggggaaattctcccaaaagcaatatcgcctagacatagggatatgagggttggttgcctttaagcttctgtgcttcagatttaattattagggatgctaggaattgtatgaactcgtaattaaggataggctttcttcgccgagacatcgggtttaaagtaatttagagagtggcattaacattgatgaaaagaatgatgaattcctaaaatatatgagagtggataagatgaaattgatttccccaacaacatactcatccatataattcatttcaagtgtttgtgttcctcttttccattgatcaaacactagtggaaaaatgacattttataacgtacaaaaatgatcttttataACGTAGTTACTGGGGACATAGTTCTGGGCGATATAGTAAGTCTAcgcattttataacgtagcagaaatttacgttatacgttataatatgttcgaacatattataacgtagtttctgAAGTACGTCATAATATGCGCAgtttattatgacaaattttcatttgtctGATATAATAGGATGGAAGGTTTTATGACGTAGaaatttttgtacgttataatatatgatatattattacgtatatattgttgtacgttataatatgtgatcaacTATTATAACGTACATTGCttagtacgttataatatatgttttttttaaaaaaaattgattattacatttgacatccaataaaattataataatattcctgtattccaatcaatttataattaatatagcttcaaataaacaaatttaatgaaactaacaaaatataattcatttcaaatattaaatagtctaatatttaatacatcatttatacatgaaactatatattaaatccaaatattacattaatgtacaTACACTATTGAATTGTAGCCAAGTTTCTACTaacccttaaaataaaataagcttAGTTTCTTCTAATGTCTTCAATGTCTGCAACTTTCATGAGAGATGAATCATTAaagatctacaaataaaataatagaattaaaaaaaatattctaatgaATAGTTGAAGTTACATTAGAGATGTCAGACTAAAACCATTTGATACATCTGAATCTGATTATTAAATCTGaatgtaacaaaaaaatttactatatCACAAAATTATGTAAGTTTACATGTGAATAAatttagacaaaaatataagttaaaatagattgacaaaaggtaaaataaaaaaaataagtacaaTTAGATATACAAACAAtcagatttttttaaattatttatttccaaTCAAAGACTCCTTTCTcttttacaaaatgaaaaaaaatacaaaaagaaatgagAATACGAAATTATTTGTCTCGAATAAAATTTCAACCTCATGTCattacaagaaaagaaaaaagacaagTAAATTACACAAATGATGACAAatccataaaaataaagtaacacAAGATAATGCTCTAAAGAAGTGGATAAGtttaaaacaaacattttttaacTGGTTGTCACATACTAAAAAATTCATCGAGCAATGATATTAAAATCCATATAATTTGAGGCATTTACTTATCTAAACTGGTACAAATTGATTTATTGATTTCATTAATTACTCAATCCAAGGATACCCTTTGGCCACAACTCATTGACCActatttagaaaattatatgcAGTTAGCAATTTCAATGACTTCACCCAGAAGTCGATCAAACCAACTATAAAACTactcattattattaaattatccTACATGTGTATGAAGATTCCCAACATGCTAACAACTTAATTCTTATTGTAAATTATCCTACTGAATTAAGTTGagtattttgtaaatattatttttttaattttgatttttttaattgtgagTGTTTGAGAAGATATTTGTTGTATTGATTGAATGccataataatgtttttgtttgatCTGTGCAGAGAAGACTGAGAAGCTTTGCTACTCATCATTATTCAGCTTATCGAGGAATTGTTCATTTCCCTTTGTTGTAACTATCTCTCTCCATATATACTATTTGTTCTTCAACATCAATATTTCTCAAGAAAATCCTATAACCTCTCAGTTACCTAATACTGATTGCTTTTATGTAGAGCAACAACCGAATCTTGAAACTCATGCTGACAGGTGATTGAAATAGCAAAGGTACTTTATATGATCTAGAGGTCCTTGAGGTATTTGTAAAACCAAttgataacaatattttattgaaattgaattcaatttttattattttctctcttgTATTTACTCTTACTGCCATTTGGTATTTTATTCATCTGGAAGCACCACGGGAACCAGATAGCTAGGTCCTGCTAAATCATCTTTATTTTACTTGTTCATTAAACAGCATTAGTCTTTGACCTTAAGGTGTGTTTATGCTATAAAATTTACAAGCTTGTAATAAGCACTTTCCAATAAGAAAAAGTTAatctaaaaaatacaattagGTATACCACCAGTTAGGTATAATCAAACATGACTTTAACTGCAAGAATACGATAACATTGCCGCAGGAACAAGCTCAAATACTTCGGCTATTTCTATGTCAAGCATGTTTGGTTTTTTCTATAAAAGTGTTACCTTAGATCTTAAGCTTTTGAGACGTGATGTCAAACAAAGAAATTTTGTTGGATCCTTCCAAATGAGAGGTAGTGACGAAGTTTGACAATCCTAAAACAACAATCTAACTTAGTTGGATACTATAGAAAATTTGTTTAAGCATCCTCCAAAATTTTGATGACAATAACTAAGTTAATTCACAAGAATCAACCATTCACTTAGACAAACCAATAtgaataaacataattttgatGAAGTATATTAGAAAGTTGAATAATTCATAATATTCTGATGAATAAATACTCacttgaatatatttttagcAAGTCTCTGATAGCATGCAAAAAATTATCACTGTCATGTACTCCTCCTTGTTGTTGAACATCAGAGGCACCTTGGATCAGGGCCAAGCAATGACCCTGCAAACCATAAAGGGAAgttcaaaagataaaagtagAGGTGTGATGCAAAACTGGACTTTGACTCCTCAAAGGTGAGAGGAGAACACTTGATAGGAttgtgataaaataaattatgcttAATTGAAGGAGCCAAATACATTCAACAATTGTGAGTTTACTTTGTTCTCTAAAGTGCACCTACTAACTTTAAAGGAGCCAAATCCCTTAGTGGCAGAGGACAAAAGGGAGAATTTATATAAGAAACTCTACTTAGCGTGACTCTAATAAAACCACATTGCATCTATTTCATGTTAATCACCAATATTTCTTAAGTGCAACCAACAAATCATGAATGATAAGACCTAACATTGTATCGTATGCCTTCACTCTTAGATTGGattaaacaaatgaaaaatacttgGGCGTATAAtttcataaacattttaataGAGTAATTCTATCTCTTTGTATGATTTCATTATACTACTATGAAAGAAGAAACGAGAACAGGAGCAGAAGCTCCTCATGATCAAAGATCACTCAATGACCCCGTTTCCATATGACAACACTTGTTTTCTTCCCACAACTAACTATTCCCCATCCCATCTCACTACTCACCTAAAGGGGGTCTAAGATAACCAATCACACCatgtgtaagaaaaaaaaatcagacaCTTTAAATTGGAAGTGGTAAATGGGaattttgaaataagaaatatacCACTACAAGTCAaagcaatgaaaataaataatcatacaaaattaaagaataagtGCAATGCCAAAATTCTAAGGATACATACCACCCATCCCTCAATTACAAACAAGTATGCTTGAAGCTCAGACTCAATAACCTTGAGCAACGAAAATGCTCCAAGCATGTGCTTCTTTTCCAATTGGCAGGCTATCTTTAAGAACTGATGCCTGGCAAGGAGATTGATGAATCATCGAGGATgaaggagaaaagagaagataacAGAGTAGCATTGCAGTGATAGGAAAATTTATAATGCAGAGAGATCTGTATCACAACAACTGCAAAAGGAAAACTCCTCAAGCGAGCATTTGAGCAAAAAACCAAGGCCCAAACGGAAACCATAGCAATTCCACTCAAAATGCTAAGAAATCGCTCTCTCACCACACAAAAACCAAAACACAATCCAAACACAATCCCCGCCAATCTAGGACAAATTAGTgaaattaatagaagaaaaacataacaaattagGAAAAAACAAATAGTAGAAGAAATTTCGGCGATTTCGAAGTATGAATCATGAAACCTACTTGGTCAGACTTCGGAGATTTCGACAAAGAGGCAGCGGAGGCAGAAGCAGTCTCCGAAGGTTCTATAACTACTTGGTCAGCCGTAGAAACAGTGCTTTCAGTTCTCTGGCCTTCGCCTTCCCCTAACCTAGCTCTCCTTCTCTCTATAGCCTAAACCACAACCACAGTCGTGCGGAGGGAGGAGTGTTCTCGGAGCCGAGAAAAGCATGGGCGCGGAGCAGTGTTCTCAGAGTGTTTGGAGGGAGGAGTGCCGAGAAATTAAAGATGAGAGGGAACGAGAGGGAACGTGATAGTAGGTTTTGAACGAGAGGAGTCTTCGGAGGTTTAGAGACGCGGAAGAGAGGAACGAGATGAGAGGGAAAGTTGAAATGAAATTAGCGAAATGTAAAAAATTAGAAAGGAGAagatattataactgattttcaaaactacgttataatatgtcttaaacttatttacgTTTGCCATCgcatttcaattttataactgattttcaaaactacgttataatatatcttaaacttatttacaagtttgccaccgcatttcatattataactgatttacaaaactacgttataatatgtcctATTATGAAGGATAATTTTTATCCGTTATAATAGGTtcgttataaaatgtcatttttccactagtgaaactcatgcatacatgtttacttattgtcttttgcatttgaaaccacaagaatttgttcacaagtcttaaataatcaagaaatcatataactaactaggtcgtgagtcctttgggagaacgatacttggtcttaccgagtttattacttgatacgattcaatcacacttgccgagggttaaacaagtttttggcgccgtttttcggtgttcacaAATTTGTCATCACGGGCATCAATTTTTCCACGCCCAAGCCTCATACaggtcgcccaagcttcgtgcggttccctcttcttatgcttttctaggcctttgtgagctctatatccttagcacttcatctctgcttcctgtattaactcattttctatcaaaacaaagggaattagtcataaaatcatcaaattcaacctcaacactcttattcacacaacttaatgaaaaagcttGAGTCCAAGAAAGTTTCTAAGTCagaaagggtgtatttagtatcaaaattacatcacggataacggtattttaaaccgttatcaccCAAAAAGCTTCTGATTCCCTTCACATTGGTTGGTGGTGGAAGTTTTTCGATAACCTCCACTTTGGCTCTGTCAACCTCAGTTCCCTTGGAATAAATTTTATGACCCAAGACAATGCCTTCCTTTAGCATAAAGTGACATTTttcccaattaagaacaagatttgATTGGGTGCATCTTTTATGTACAACATCCAGGTTGGACAAACACTCATGGAAGGAACTGCCAAacactgaaaaatcatccataaagacttcaatgcatttttctatcaAGTCTGCGAAGATTACCTCCATACATCTTTGAaatgtagctggagcattacataacccaAACGACATTTTTCTGTAAGCAAAAACTCCAAATGGGCAGGTGAAAGCCGTCttttcttggtcttttggatccaccacaatttgattatattcaTAATATCCATccagaaaacaatagaaagcttgccctgctaatctctccagcatttgatccatgaaaggaaggggaAAGTGGTCCTTCCTAGTAGCACTGTTCAACTTTCTGTAGTCGATACACATCCTCCATCCAGTAACAGTCCTTGTGGATATGagctcatttttttcattataaataactgtcatcccacctttctttggtacCACCTGTACTGGCTTACCCATGCACTGTCAGAAATAGGGTAAATAATGCCAGCCTCAAGTAACTTTAGCACTTCCTTTCTCACCTCCTCCTTCATCActggatttaaccttctctgtggttgagcaacTGGTTTGTAGTCATCTTCCATGAATATTTTGTGCATGTAATATGTTGGAATTTGCGTATCTGAGATTGACCATCCAATAGCTCCTTTGTTGGCTTTGAGTATTTCTACCAACTTTTGTTCTTCTTTGGGAGAGAGAGAGTTGTTGATGATAACTGGTTTGTTTCCACCtttttctagaaaaacatacttcaagTGTGGCGGTAACATCTTCAGCTCCATTTTGCTTCctttgactttttcttctaTGTTTTGCAAAGGAACCTTTCATAATTCTTCCAAATCAGTCAAGCACTCATCCATTAgttcctcttctttttcatttaactCTTTACAAGTGTCAACTAGTATCTCCTCCAAAGAAAGAGTATCACTTgcgtttttttcttttaacatgcAAATTTCATCAAGAGAATTAAGATGAAAACATTCCATATCATCTTTTGGGTGAGACATGGCTTTaaatacatcaaaatttacttcttcatcttgtacTCTCACCTTCAGTTTGCCATtttccacatcaattaaaaatctTGTTGTCTTCATATAAGCTCTCCCAAGAATAACAGGAAAAAGAAATTTGTCTACCTTCACAAGCACATCTTCAGCTACCCCACAAGGATATTTCAGAGATATGTCTGCAAGTTGAAGAGTCATCCGAGTAGGCTTGAGTTCCAACCCTTCAATCTTTTCAAACATGGAAAGCGACATGAGATTAATATTGGCTCCCAAATCAATAAGTGCTTTCCCAACAGAGATattccctatagtgcaaggaataatgaagcttcctggatctttaaacttggAGGGTAAGAACTTTTGTATGATAGCACTCCAGTTTCCTTGAACTTCAATGGTTTCTTCTTCAATgtacttccttttctttctgaggagctccttcaaaaatttagcatatgaaGGCATTTGTTGTAGAGCCTAAGAGAAGGGTatattaatctccaatttcttaaagatttccatgaaacgctcaaactgtttttctttttccttcctagAATAATTCTTTGGGTAAGGAAGGGGTCTTTGATAAGagtctttctttttcctttcttcttcctatatctcttttgcttttctctctctctctctcttctttttctctctcttttgcttttctctcactctcttctttttccctctcattttcatctttttcactcaatctctctttttcttttctctctattttttgttagcaaaatgatgaagatgaagttttgatgatatctaaatcaagtcaagaacaatcaagactcatgaagaatgatttttgaagacttgtaacttttgtaataactgtatgaacataggaaattagtggttttatgtatgcattcaaaagagatgtaaaaatgtaccaagaagcaaaaactgtgcagtgctaatcgattaacaggggtaaataatcgattattccagagagcaatggaaaagctcagcactgcatgctaatcgattaacatggGCTGTTGATCGATTAGCAAGGTGAccatttgaaaaactagccgtttttgagctgttggactatccgttgttttgtcttttagtgactaatcgattaacaacttaagataatcgattaacacagtcagaaaggctaaaaacgaaaaatggaagagcctttggatgagtctataaatagactctcatttcctctcaaggttATCAactacaactcttcccttgtgctcaaatacttagaaactcttgagaattgtgtgctcttgctcagctaaggaaactctgtctgtagagttggtgaaatactgctacggtgatagaggaatagctggttcatccttggtgcgtctaaggaagtgttcggaagaggaagtcatccttcgtgaagtattcggaggaagtgtttcatcctttgtgaagattcaaaggaggtgttgcttcatctcttgtggcatcaagagaggtgttttctaaacttttacaaattgtatctgtgtgattgtagtttgtaattgttttgtgattagtgaagtgtttatcttgttttgagataagcgactggacgtaggattggtaagatccgaaccaggataaaatcatctgtgcaaatttctctcaaccttactctattttattgtctttattatttgctaagtaagtttaattgagtagaaatttttaaggcacacgtttttagtaagaaccaattcaccccccctcttggtttgttattccacgctaaccatttcgctgcagccgctctgacaattggtatcagagcttgctttgatagtcattcaaatggcaggatcacatcaaacctttgcagagggtgcttctatcaatagaccaccactattcacaggtgaaaattacgcattctggaaggttagaatgcaaatttttatggaatctattgatatagatatttgggatgctgttgtatctggtccttttgttccaattaacaatatgcaggaaccaaagccccgtgaccaatggactgctaaagataagaaaaaatttggtaatgatgtaaaagctcgtaatattatttcatctgctttaactgttgacgagttttacaggatttctatttgtaaaactgcacaagaaatgtgggaagtacttagagtaacccatgaaggtacaaatgatgttaagagagctagaaagaataccttaatccaggaatacgaaatgttcaggatgaagcaaggcgaaacaatagtagatgttcagaaacgcttcaccaacattgtaaatcatcttattggattaggtaagtctttcgatactgatgagcttaatataaaaattttgaaatctttagacaagtcttggcaaccaaaagtgactgcaatttctgagtcacaaaatctcaacacaatgacaatggctgcattatttggaaagttgagagagcatgaacttgacctcggaagactagatgaagaagaagcaaaaactaagaaaaagactctagccttcaaatctgagatagaaaagaacaaaagcaaaatggaagatgaagactcagaagaagatgaaaatttgagtctactaatgaagaggttcaataggttcatgaaatcaaaaggcaaagggagattcagaaatgaaaagagagaaaatcaaggatcttcctcaaactatagatgctatggttgcggagaaaagggacacttaaaagcagactgcccaaatcaaaagaagggtgaagaaaagaaagaaaagaaattcttcaagaaaaagaaagcatacatcgcatgggacgatgacaacgaatcaatttctgactcgagcagttctgatgaagaagcaaacatatgtctaatggcggatgacgacgacgctggaagccaagtaagtacatctaacgattcagataattctagtcaatatgatagtgaaactgaattgcatgatacttatgctgctttattagtagaatccgaaaaattagatatagctcataagaaattgaaaaaggatttcaaagagttaaaattaaattttgaaaatattcttgaagaaaatgaaaatttgaaaattacttctgaaaatttctctaaaattaatgataatttgaaaactgaatttacaaatttgtctgaagaaaacagaagtttgaaaaataaatttttatatcaaggagaagaaatcagaaatttaaaaaataaagttttatattatgaaaaagaaaaatatgttgctaataatgaatgtgaatcttgcataaaattcaaatatttttctaaaaatacaaccactggagaatgtagtaaaaataatgaaaataaggttgttaaaaataagtatgttcctaaaaataaacataatcatagaacccgtagaacttgggtagaacaaggaacaacttataggaacacaaatgttgcatcatgcttttattgtatgaaaaagggtcatacatctaacaaatgtaaaattaagcattatggtgttccaagtggtagatatgcttgggttgtaaaatgatcttaatctttttaaatctaacccaaaggacccatacaaagtagttgggtacctaaatagcttgttctttttatgttgaaggaattatcaaaaccaaggatgTAACACCCCGAAATTTGGTGTTACGTCGACTAATTTTTCCGTAAAACACGTaagtaaaaattcaaattttaatattcaaccTCAACGGAAAAATAGTACGATATTTATTACAAACCGATTATTCCGAAAATAAAA
Protein-coding sequences here:
- the LOC108341344 gene encoding uncharacterized protein LOC108341344 gives rise to the protein MPSYAKFLKELLRKKRKYIEEETIEVQGNWSAIIQKFLPSKFKDPGSFIIPCTIGNISVGKALIDLGANINLMSLSMFEKIEGLELKPTRMTLQLADISLKYPCGVAEDVLVKVDKFLFPVILGRAYMKTTRFLIDVENGKLKVRVQDEEVNFDVFKAMSHPKDDMECFHLNSLDEICMLKEKNASDTLSLEEILVDTCKELNEKEEELMDECLTDLEEL